One genomic window of Leptospira paudalimensis includes the following:
- the rsfS gene encoding ribosome silencing factor has product MPNISSETLEHLKKIKQTLIDKKCENIQFLDLKDVHSYLSLFVIATVKTETQGRSCAKDIDKYMKPLKLAVKRQNLTDLPKDATGWILLDYGEICVHIMTDEMRTYYSLDRLWGDASLIAI; this is encoded by the coding sequence ATGCCAAATATCAGTTCAGAAACTTTAGAACATCTTAAAAAAATCAAACAAACGTTAATTGATAAAAAATGCGAAAATATTCAATTTCTTGATCTCAAAGACGTTCATTCTTATTTATCATTATTTGTCATCGCCACTGTGAAAACAGAAACACAAGGAAGATCTTGTGCGAAAGATATCGATAAGTATATGAAACCCTTAAAACTAGCAGTCAAACGGCAAAATTTGACTGATTTACCGAAGGATGCTACTGGTTGGATCCTTCTCGATTATGGCGAAATTTGTGTACACATCATGACAGATGAAATGAGAACTTATTATTCACTGGATAGACTTTGGGGAGATGCTTCTCTTATTGCGATATAA
- a CDS encoding thioredoxin domain-containing protein → MANLSKKPNRLVHEKSPYLLQHAHNPVDWFPWGPEAFEKAVKEDKVILLSIGYSTCHWCHVMERESFEDESTAEVLNRDFVCIKLDREERPDIDKIYMDALHAMGTQGGWPLNMFLTPEKEPILGGTYFPPENKYGKRSFKEVLKLVIQAWTHQKGELLQAAKDLTIYLKENETRTNAGQVPEKQILTQNFNRYIQVYDKDYFGFKTNSVNKFPPSMALSFLLDYYMIEKDNRALEMAFNTSYAMKSGGIYDQVGGGICRYATDNEWLVPHFEKMLYDNSLFVESLAKLYRITNETFFLETIQEIISYIERDMRLNVGGIASAEDADSEGEEGKFYVWKENEIKSLVSDEEILNFWNVTEEGNFEHNQNILHVYFKGKNPFLDGIQFKNDFKERIQKTKEVLLESRNTRIRPLRDDKILTSWNCLWIRALLASYEVTGETKYLNQAKEIYQFILTYLVKEDGSVLRRFRDGETKYFGTLSDYSELIWVCLRLFQLDGGIHYFDKGIQIWEYLEKYFLSNVGPYYESYEGNEDLIVRTIEGYDGVEPSGNSTILHCFYFLNSLGYLNGKLETKANSIFSYFLPELTQNSLSYPSMVSAFLKFQTPSKEVLVVYKNQSEDIVKNIRMQLSQIKDPALVWCVLSEEECRSLENRLGLLQGRDAGNGIRYYVCQNFHCELPKDNWEETLQLISQ, encoded by the coding sequence GTGGCAAATTTGTCTAAAAAACCGAATCGTTTGGTTCATGAAAAAAGTCCTTATTTGTTACAACATGCACACAACCCAGTAGATTGGTTTCCATGGGGTCCGGAAGCCTTCGAAAAAGCAGTTAAGGAAGACAAAGTCATCCTATTATCCATTGGTTATTCCACTTGCCACTGGTGCCATGTGATGGAACGCGAATCCTTCGAAGATGAATCCACAGCAGAAGTTTTAAACCGAGATTTTGTATGCATCAAGTTAGACAGAGAAGAACGTCCCGACATAGATAAAATTTATATGGATGCATTACATGCGATGGGTACCCAAGGCGGATGGCCTCTCAATATGTTTTTGACTCCAGAAAAAGAACCCATCCTTGGGGGAACTTACTTCCCACCTGAAAACAAGTATGGGAAACGAAGTTTTAAAGAAGTCCTAAAACTTGTAATCCAGGCTTGGACCCACCAGAAAGGGGAACTTTTACAAGCAGCGAAGGACCTTACGATTTACTTAAAAGAGAATGAAACACGAACCAATGCTGGACAAGTTCCTGAAAAACAAATTCTCACACAAAATTTCAATCGATACATCCAAGTATACGATAAGGATTATTTTGGTTTCAAAACAAATTCTGTTAATAAATTTCCGCCGAGTATGGCACTTAGTTTTTTACTCGATTATTACATGATTGAAAAAGACAATCGTGCTTTGGAAATGGCATTTAATACATCGTATGCCATGAAATCGGGTGGAATTTACGATCAAGTTGGCGGAGGAATTTGTCGTTATGCGACAGACAACGAATGGTTGGTTCCGCATTTTGAAAAAATGTTGTACGACAACTCTTTGTTTGTCGAAAGTTTGGCAAAACTATACCGAATCACAAACGAAACTTTCTTTTTAGAAACGATACAAGAGATCATCTCTTATATCGAGAGGGATATGCGCCTGAATGTAGGTGGAATCGCTAGTGCAGAGGATGCAGACTCTGAAGGAGAAGAAGGTAAATTTTATGTTTGGAAAGAAAATGAAATCAAATCCTTAGTTTCCGATGAAGAAATCCTGAATTTCTGGAATGTAACGGAAGAAGGAAATTTCGAACACAATCAAAATATACTCCATGTTTATTTTAAAGGAAAAAACCCCTTCCTTGACGGAATCCAATTCAAAAACGATTTTAAAGAACGGATACAGAAAACAAAAGAGGTTTTATTAGAAAGTAGGAACACAAGAATTCGTCCGTTACGTGATGATAAAATTTTAACATCATGGAATTGTTTGTGGATCCGTGCCTTACTTGCAAGTTACGAAGTGACTGGTGAAACCAAATACCTAAACCAAGCAAAAGAAATTTACCAATTCATTCTTACGTATTTGGTCAAAGAAGATGGCTCCGTTTTACGAAGATTTCGAGATGGGGAAACCAAATACTTCGGAACTTTATCCGATTATTCTGAGTTGATTTGGGTATGTCTTCGTTTATTTCAGTTAGATGGTGGCATCCATTACTTCGATAAAGGAATTCAAATTTGGGAATACTTAGAGAAATATTTTTTATCAAATGTGGGACCATATTACGAATCCTATGAGGGGAATGAAGACTTAATTGTACGTACGATTGAAGGTTACGACGGTGTGGAACCTTCCGGAAATTCTACAATCTTACATTGTTTCTATTTTTTAAATTCTTTGGGTTATTTAAATGGAAAATTGGAAACCAAAGCAAATTCTATCTTCTCTTATTTTTTACCAGAACTCACTCAAAACTCACTCAGTTATCCTTCCATGGTTTCCGCATTTCTAAAATTCCAAACTCCATCGAAAGAAGTTCTCGTGGTTTACAAAAACCAATCAGAAGACATTGTCAAAAACATTCGAATGCAATTAAGCCAAATCAAAGATCCGGCTCTTGTTTGGTGTGTCCTCAGTGAGGAAGAATGTCGTTCTTTGGAAAACAGATTGGGTCTGTTACAAGGAAGAGATGCGGGTAATGGAATTCGTTATTACGTTTGTCAAAATTTCCATTGTGAATTGCCAAAAGACAATTGGGAAGAAACCTTACAACTTATATCGCAATAA
- a CDS encoding LytR C-terminal domain-containing protein produces the protein MLRETKEKQTIPAKTLLIIAGTFFIFAILFLILRSKTGFSLDQKFSQSKRMPILFSVLGDKDEYLFSLYAEFYPNERKAALFFVNPKTSFDDGEKSLKEKGSSAPSYVESVLEDTLDSNIPFKIVWTKEQFQNWVNLLGGLQLFFEPKSLHITKNYNRNKESYVLDGEDCFDWMSSLSDDSMISYFRRLEIQETVMLTLFETIHEKRDTLSKQKLTYLHGQMTTNLSSKEWETLVDFLKKEKIQFGVSEVPGEPVLRPKYKDQILKANEETIKVAFYKFSGELRSPSFGEGERARIEVLNGTAKNGLARYGKVLLNDKGLKVLTVDNAWDSNFKSTVILNRSGNTQYTDLISETFQGRKVFFSLRKDLGLDATVILGEDFQNSKD, from the coding sequence ATGTTACGTGAAACAAAAGAAAAACAAACGATACCAGCAAAAACACTTCTCATCATAGCAGGTACCTTTTTTATATTTGCGATTTTGTTTTTAATTTTAAGGTCAAAAACTGGGTTTTCCTTAGATCAAAAATTTTCACAAAGCAAACGAATGCCCATTTTATTTTCAGTTCTGGGTGATAAAGACGAATACCTGTTTTCCTTGTATGCTGAATTTTATCCTAACGAAAGAAAGGCTGCTCTATTTTTTGTGAATCCTAAAACTAGTTTTGATGATGGAGAAAAGTCATTAAAAGAAAAAGGTAGTTCTGCTCCCTCTTATGTTGAATCTGTATTAGAGGATACTTTGGATTCCAACATTCCGTTTAAGATTGTATGGACCAAGGAACAGTTTCAAAATTGGGTGAACTTGCTTGGTGGATTACAATTATTTTTTGAACCAAAGTCGTTACATATCACTAAAAATTATAATCGAAACAAAGAATCATATGTTTTAGACGGTGAAGATTGTTTTGATTGGATGAGTTCACTTTCTGATGATTCAATGATCTCATACTTTCGAAGATTAGAAATCCAAGAGACTGTGATGTTAACTCTTTTCGAAACCATCCATGAAAAACGAGATACCTTGAGTAAACAAAAACTCACCTATTTACATGGCCAAATGACAACAAACCTATCTTCAAAAGAATGGGAAACTTTGGTAGATTTTTTAAAAAAGGAAAAAATCCAATTTGGAGTATCTGAAGTTCCAGGAGAACCAGTGTTACGTCCCAAATACAAAGACCAAATCTTAAAAGCTAACGAAGAAACCATAAAGGTAGCATTTTATAAATTTTCCGGAGAACTTAGGTCTCCAAGTTTTGGCGAAGGGGAAAGAGCAAGAATTGAAGTACTCAATGGAACTGCAAAAAATGGACTTGCCAGATATGGAAAAGTATTACTCAATGATAAAGGTCTGAAAGTTCTCACCGTTGACAATGCTTGGGATTCGAATTTTAAATCCACAGTGATTTTAAATCGTTCTGGAAACACACAATATACAGATTTAATTTCTGAAACATTTCAGGGTAGAAAGGTATTCTTTTCGTTACGAAAAGACTTAGGCCTTGATGCCACTGTTATACTCGGAGAAGACTTTCAAAATTCCAAGGATTAA
- the obgE gene encoding GTPase ObgE, with protein MSGFIDEVPIQIRAGHGGAGSVHFHKEKFVEFGGPDGGDGGKGGDVIFVAEGRMMTLENYLPDRLYAAEDGGPGLGQNRNGKNGEDLLLKVPIGTQIIDAVTMELIYDFSHDGETFTIAKGGRGGKGNTFFKTSVQQAPRYSQPGEDGDTFSLRLELKLLADIGIVGLPNAGKSTLLAKITHAHPKIAGYAFTTLSPNLGVVHRHEDLFRYTVADIPGIIEGASKGVGLGISFLKHIERVQGILFLFDGGNLQLEEELEMLRSELGNYNESLLHKKYLIVINKMDIWDNDPSFTEEIQKNYSSLGEIVCISADKESNLEYLLERIDKVFFPEKAKLVYENT; from the coding sequence ATGAGCGGATTTATTGACGAAGTACCCATCCAAATTCGAGCCGGACACGGAGGGGCAGGTTCTGTCCACTTCCATAAAGAGAAGTTTGTCGAATTTGGAGGACCTGACGGAGGTGATGGAGGCAAAGGTGGAGATGTGATCTTTGTTGCCGAAGGTCGTATGATGACCTTGGAAAATTACCTACCCGACCGCCTGTATGCCGCAGAGGACGGAGGTCCAGGGCTTGGCCAGAACCGAAATGGAAAAAATGGAGAAGATTTACTCCTAAAAGTTCCCATTGGTACCCAAATCATCGATGCGGTCACCATGGAACTCATTTACGACTTTAGCCATGATGGGGAAACATTTACCATAGCTAAGGGAGGGCGCGGTGGCAAAGGGAATACTTTTTTTAAAACCTCAGTCCAACAAGCACCTCGTTATAGCCAACCAGGTGAAGATGGTGATACCTTCTCTTTACGTTTAGAATTAAAACTCCTCGCTGACATTGGAATTGTTGGATTACCCAACGCAGGTAAGTCGACACTACTTGCCAAAATCACTCATGCACATCCTAAAATTGCAGGATATGCATTTACCACACTATCACCGAACCTAGGTGTGGTGCATAGACATGAAGATTTGTTTCGTTATACAGTAGCAGACATTCCAGGGATCATCGAAGGTGCTTCCAAAGGTGTGGGCCTAGGGATTAGTTTTCTCAAACACATTGAACGTGTACAAGGGATTTTGTTTTTATTTGATGGTGGGAATTTACAATTAGAAGAAGAATTGGAAATGTTACGGAGTGAACTTGGGAATTATAACGAGTCTCTTCTACACAAAAAATACCTGATTGTCATCAACAAAATGGACATTTGGGACAACGACCCTAGTTTTACCGAAGAAATCCAAAAAAACTATTCTTCTCTTGGTGAGATTGTTTGTATCTCTGCTGATAAAGAATCCAATTTGGAATACCTACTGGAACGAATTGATAAAGTATTTTTTCCAGAAAAAGCAAAGTTAGTTTATGAAAACACGTAA
- the proB gene encoding glutamate 5-kinase — protein sequence MKTRKEFLDSLEAAKLIVIKIGSARVSGEETKINDFLYDLVGDIRTLRDQGKEVILVSSGAIAQGKKLLVDKSGTGVLPNGKTSLAEKQAFAAMGQNKLLNLYESFFSRVNIPIAQILFGRKDLNEDSSFTNLKQTFRQLLDWGILPIVNENDSVSTEELNLGDNDILSAIVASIVGADLLLILTGVDGFLEGNSKVDLFTEISKKTESLATGPSGPGTGGMFTKINAAKLLLPFGIKTGIVNGEKKHAIGQFFTNQSFGTLIANDGFPHRIPTASEIQSHFFSFPTE from the coding sequence ATGAAAACACGTAAGGAATTTTTAGATTCACTCGAAGCCGCAAAACTCATCGTCATTAAAATTGGTAGTGCACGTGTTTCTGGCGAAGAAACCAAAATTAATGATTTTCTATATGATTTAGTGGGAGACATTCGAACCCTACGCGACCAAGGGAAAGAAGTCATCCTTGTTTCTTCTGGTGCGATTGCCCAAGGGAAAAAACTGCTCGTTGATAAAAGTGGAACTGGTGTTTTACCGAATGGCAAAACGTCTCTCGCAGAAAAACAAGCATTTGCTGCTATGGGTCAAAACAAACTTCTCAATTTATATGAAAGTTTCTTTAGCCGAGTGAACATTCCGATTGCGCAAATTTTATTTGGACGCAAAGACTTAAATGAAGATAGCAGTTTCACAAATCTCAAACAAACATTTCGCCAACTTTTGGATTGGGGAATTTTGCCGATCGTCAATGAAAACGATTCTGTATCCACCGAAGAACTTAATTTAGGTGATAATGATATTTTATCAGCCATAGTAGCCTCAATTGTGGGTGCTGACCTGCTTTTAATCCTGACTGGTGTTGATGGATTTTTAGAGGGAAACAGTAAAGTTGATTTGTTTACTGAAATCTCTAAAAAGACGGAATCATTGGCAACAGGGCCATCAGGACCAGGTACAGGTGGGATGTTTACAAAAATCAATGCCGCAAAACTCTTGTTACCATTTGGTATCAAAACTGGAATTGTCAATGGCGAAAAAAAACATGCAATAGGCCAATTTTTCACAAATCAATCGTTTGGAACACTCATCGCCAATGATGGATTCCCTCACCGTATCCCTACTGCTTCCGAAATCCAATCTCACTTTTTTTCTTTTCCTACGGAGTAA
- a CDS encoding ribosomal-processing cysteine protease Prp, which yields MIYSTIFKDIGGKIAGIQLEGHSPKNLGSKGENLLCAGVSTLVQSAHSYLASQGSLEREEKRDGYLMFLVKQNQKDGYQSLLAMVEFGLRSLEHSHSDAISIHNELIKG from the coding sequence TTGATTTATAGTACAATTTTTAAAGATATAGGAGGGAAAATCGCAGGAATCCAACTGGAAGGACATTCTCCAAAGAACCTAGGTTCGAAAGGCGAAAATCTTTTGTGTGCCGGAGTCTCCACTCTCGTGCAGAGTGCTCACTCGTATTTGGCATCACAAGGCAGTTTGGAAAGAGAAGAAAAACGAGACGGGTATCTTATGTTTCTCGTCAAACAAAACCAAAAAGATGGCTACCAAAGCCTACTTGCCATGGTTGAGTTTGGTTTGAGAAGTTTAGAACATTCCCACTCAGATGCGATTTCCATCCACAACGAACTAATAAAGGGGTAA
- a CDS encoding nicotinate-nicotinamide nucleotide adenylyltransferase: MDVVLFGGSFNPPHIGHRHVISSLIKQFPESKIYICPNFLSPFKLNEIKFSKGEIWSLCLSEFQEFLSDNVILWDEEIKKDTTSFTIDTLTSLQSLEKDGSISLVIGEDNLQNFNQWKSYEQILKKIQKLIIVRRNTEYPNSILIPNFIDEEQLLVLNNPIVKMSSTEIRNQPKHEWQINSILPQTKSLLDSYLQKRKSFGGDKK; this comes from the coding sequence ATGGATGTGGTATTGTTTGGTGGAAGTTTTAATCCCCCACACATTGGTCATAGACATGTGATCTCTTCCCTAATAAAACAGTTCCCCGAATCCAAAATTTATATCTGTCCGAATTTTTTATCTCCGTTTAAATTGAATGAAATAAAATTTTCTAAGGGAGAAATTTGGTCCTTATGCTTATCAGAATTCCAGGAATTTTTATCAGATAATGTAATCTTATGGGATGAAGAGATCAAAAAAGATACTACGAGTTTCACAATCGATACCTTAACGAGTTTACAATCCTTAGAAAAGGATGGTTCCATTTCCCTTGTTATCGGTGAAGACAATTTACAAAATTTTAACCAATGGAAATCGTACGAACAAATACTAAAGAAAATACAAAAACTAATCATCGTAAGACGAAATACAGAATATCCAAATTCAATTTTGATCCCAAACTTCATAGATGAGGAACAATTATTGGTTTTAAATAACCCAATTGTCAAAATGAGTAGTACTGAAATCAGAAACCAACCAAAACATGAGTGGCAAATAAATTCGATTTTACCCCAAACAAAATCCTTACTGGATTCTTATCTTCAAAAAAGGAAATCTTTCGGAGGAGATAAAAAATGA
- the yqeK gene encoding bis(5'-nucleosyl)-tetraphosphatase (symmetrical) YqeK: MNLTPTEVKEWIQFFQKEIPNHVTETRWQHILRVAFYAKELALIHGYEDPDKAYLAGLCHDTTKQKKMDVHQSLFSEFNLETDGIPFQALHAYSAPLFLKKNYDFYDKEIQSAIQNHTLGNPNPSLLDQILYAADFLGSDYCHRKTELDDWFQKTKENLDFGIFMKAFQTITFLMEKKEIIHTHTFLTYNQSLLSLKEIL, translated from the coding sequence ATGAATCTCACTCCCACAGAAGTAAAGGAATGGATACAATTTTTCCAAAAAGAAATTCCAAATCATGTTACCGAGACTAGATGGCAACATATTTTACGAGTGGCATTCTATGCAAAAGAATTAGCTTTGATTCATGGATATGAAGATCCGGATAAAGCCTATTTGGCAGGATTATGCCATGATACCACCAAACAAAAAAAAATGGATGTCCATCAAAGTTTGTTCTCTGAATTTAATTTAGAAACAGACGGAATTCCCTTCCAAGCCTTACATGCTTATTCGGCTCCCCTATTCCTTAAAAAAAATTACGATTTTTATGACAAGGAAATCCAATCCGCCATCCAAAATCATACCTTAGGAAATCCTAACCCCTCGCTATTGGATCAGATCCTTTATGCCGCAGATTTTTTAGGATCAGATTATTGCCATAGGAAAACAGAGTTAGATGATTGGTTTCAAAAAACAAAAGAAAACTTGGATTTTGGCATTTTTATGAAAGCATTCCAAACGATCACATTTCTAATGGAAAAAAAAGAAATCATTCATACACATACTTTTTTAACTTATAACCAATCATTGTTATCATTAAAGGAAATTTTATAA
- the rpmA gene encoding 50S ribosomal protein L27, with the protein MATKKGGGSTKNGRDSVSKRLGVKVYGGQQAIAGNIIVRQRGTEYKPGKNVGIGRDHTLYALVDGIVTFEHVTKERQQISVYPKA; encoded by the coding sequence ATGGCTACAAAAAAAGGTGGTGGTTCCACAAAGAACGGTCGTGATTCGGTATCGAAAAGACTTGGTGTAAAAGTATACGGTGGCCAACAAGCAATTGCTGGAAACATTATCGTACGCCAAAGAGGAACTGAATACAAACCTGGTAAAAACGTAGGGATTGGTCGTGATCATACCCTTTATGCACTCGTTGACGGGATTGTGACTTTCGAACACGTAACAAAAGAAAGACAACAAATTTCCGTTTACCCGAAAGCTTAA
- a CDS encoding glutamate-5-semialdehyde dehydrogenase — translation MAEDYTTYAKTIATKTKEASRSLKRLTTNQKNVVLLRFEKLLLENETEIITKNQIDLKNGKDKGLSSSMMDRLLLDSKRIHGMAKSIEEIRNLPDPVGEVVRGTILPNGLELLTKRVPIGVVMTIFESRPNVIVDIASLSFKSGNACILRGGSEAYHSNLILTSLFHKAIEDSNLPGVSKEVVSFIDNTNREAMLPFFQLDDLIDVIVPRGGEALIRFVSENSKIPVIKHDKGVTNLYLSDKANEKIVLPILVNSKIQRPGVCNALENLFIHKNYPNTKVLLQELKQKGVQILGDESIQSIDPTIPLASEDDFSTEFLDTRLSVKIVGSIEDAMENIKKYSSGHTECILSEDITEIQTFQQGLDSAAIFVNCSTRFHDGGEYGLGAEVGISTGKLHVRGPMGLIHLTTTTTYVTGKGQVRG, via the coding sequence ATGGCTGAAGACTATACCACTTATGCAAAGACCATTGCTACAAAAACAAAGGAAGCAAGTCGGAGTTTAAAACGACTTACCACTAACCAGAAAAATGTGGTATTACTTCGGTTTGAAAAACTGTTATTAGAAAATGAAACCGAGATCATAACAAAAAACCAAATTGATTTAAAAAATGGGAAAGATAAGGGATTAAGTTCCTCTATGATGGATCGTTTACTCCTTGATTCGAAACGAATCCATGGGATGGCAAAGAGCATTGAAGAAATTAGGAACCTACCAGATCCTGTTGGGGAAGTAGTCAGAGGGACCATCCTTCCCAATGGGCTCGAACTTTTGACAAAACGAGTTCCCATTGGTGTAGTGATGACAATTTTTGAATCAAGACCAAATGTCATTGTAGACATTGCATCGTTATCCTTTAAGTCAGGTAATGCTTGTATTTTACGTGGTGGTAGCGAAGCGTATCATTCAAATCTCATTTTAACCTCCCTCTTCCATAAAGCCATCGAAGATTCGAATTTACCTGGTGTGAGTAAGGAAGTTGTCAGTTTTATTGACAATACAAACAGAGAAGCGATGCTTCCCTTTTTCCAATTAGATGATTTAATTGATGTCATTGTCCCAAGAGGTGGAGAGGCTCTCATTCGATTTGTATCAGAAAATAGCAAAATCCCTGTCATCAAACACGATAAAGGTGTAACTAACTTATATTTGTCTGACAAAGCCAACGAAAAAATTGTATTACCGATCCTAGTGAATTCTAAAATCCAAAGACCTGGTGTTTGTAACGCATTAGAAAATTTATTCATCCATAAAAATTACCCAAACACAAAAGTTTTATTACAGGAATTAAAACAAAAAGGGGTTCAAATCCTTGGCGATGAATCCATCCAGTCAATCGATCCTACGATACCTCTTGCATCAGAAGATGATTTTTCAACAGAGTTTTTAGACACAAGACTCAGCGTAAAAATTGTTGGTTCCATTGAAGATGCTATGGAAAATATCAAAAAATATAGCTCAGGTCACACGGAATGCATTTTATCAGAAGACATTACGGAAATCCAAACCTTCCAACAAGGATTGGATAGTGCTGCCATTTTTGTGAATTGTTCCACGAGGTTTCATGATGGTGGTGAGTATGGACTTGGAGCGGAAGTGGGAATTTCAACAGGGAAATTACATGTCAGGGGACCAATGGGACTCATCCACCTAACAACAACTACAACATATGTTACAGGAAAAGGACAAGTCCGAGGGTAA
- the rplU gene encoding 50S ribosomal protein L21, whose protein sequence is MFAIIELGAKQFKVSPDQVFVAEKTGNTVGSTVETKVLLLSDNNKVNIGSPALSGAKVTLKVLEDCKGEKIHGFKYKKRKNYKKSWGHRQQLQKLQVVSISG, encoded by the coding sequence ATGTTCGCCATCATTGAACTTGGAGCCAAACAATTTAAAGTGTCTCCTGACCAGGTATTCGTCGCAGAAAAAACAGGAAACACGGTTGGAAGCACAGTAGAAACGAAAGTCCTACTCCTTTCCGATAATAACAAAGTGAACATTGGTTCCCCAGCATTGTCTGGAGCAAAAGTCACTTTAAAGGTATTAGAAGACTGTAAGGGTGAAAAAATCCACGGTTTCAAATACAAAAAAAGAAAGAACTACAAGAAGTCTTGGGGTCACAGACAACAACTCCAAAAACTCCAAGTAGTTTCGATCAGCGGTTAA